In the genome of Haloarcula limicola, one region contains:
- a CDS encoding ABC transporter ATP-binding protein, whose protein sequence is MSEVTLSNVTKVYEDDVLAVEELSLAVGDGEFVVVVGPSGCGKSTTLRMVAGLETVTDGEISIGDEVVNDVRPQDRDIAMVFQNYALYPHMTVRENMSFGLRLSEEFEDQIDQRVEEAAKMLEISDLMDDLPKQLSGGQQQRVALGRAIVRDPEVFLMDEPLSNLDAKLRTQMRTEIQRIQEELGITTVYVTHDQTEAMTMADRIVILNDGRLQQVDPPEQCYDEPNNEFVAGFIGSPSMNFFEVTATNTADGVRFESATSTFTLDINVPDGEYTLGVRPEDFVVEDEGGYIETIVDVVEPMGSDNFLNLRTVDESQEVVARVDSEYSPERDDRITLGFDESDIHLFDTDGQRVAINDLQRTEST, encoded by the coding sequence ATGAGTGAAGTTACACTGTCGAACGTGACCAAGGTATACGAGGACGACGTCCTCGCCGTCGAAGAACTCTCCTTAGCCGTGGGAGACGGGGAGTTCGTCGTCGTAGTCGGTCCGTCAGGCTGTGGAAAATCAACCACGCTTCGGATGGTTGCTGGACTGGAAACGGTTACTGACGGCGAGATCTCCATCGGTGACGAAGTCGTCAACGACGTTCGTCCCCAGGATAGGGATATCGCGATGGTATTCCAGAACTACGCGTTATACCCGCATATGACTGTGCGTGAGAATATGTCCTTTGGACTGCGTCTCTCGGAGGAGTTCGAAGACCAGATCGATCAGCGCGTCGAGGAGGCGGCCAAAATGCTGGAGATATCGGACCTCATGGACGATCTCCCGAAACAGCTGTCCGGTGGCCAGCAACAACGCGTGGCGCTGGGGCGAGCCATCGTCCGCGACCCGGAGGTGTTCCTCATGGACGAGCCGCTGTCGAACCTCGATGCGAAACTCAGGACGCAGATGCGGACCGAGATCCAGCGGATCCAAGAGGAACTCGGCATCACGACCGTCTACGTCACCCACGATCAGACAGAGGCCATGACGATGGCGGACCGAATCGTCATCCTGAACGACGGCAGATTACAACAGGTCGACCCGCCCGAGCAGTGTTACGACGAGCCGAACAACGAGTTCGTTGCGGGATTCATCGGGTCACCGTCGATGAATTTCTTCGAGGTTACTGCGACGAACACCGCCGATGGCGTCAGATTCGAATCGGCCACTTCTACGTTTACTCTCGATATCAATGTCCCAGACGGCGAGTACACACTCGGTGTACGGCCGGAAGACTTCGTCGTAGAGGACGAGGGAGGATACATCGAGACGATCGTCGACGTGGTCGAACCGATGGGGTCGGACAATTTCCTGAACTTGCGGACTGTAGACGAATCACAGGAGGTCGTGGCCCGCGTCGATAGCGAGTATAGCCCGGAACGGGACGATCGAATCACGCTCGGGTTCGACGAGAGCGATATTCACCTGTTCGATACCGATGGGCAGCGAGTCGCAATCAACGACCTACAGCGGACGGAGTCTACGTAA
- a CDS encoding mandelate racemase/muconate lactonizing enzyme family protein gives MEITDVTAVTVDMPLVDLDERLGIGPYVTNHGRLESMERVLVRVDTDEGVSGWGEMRVFLSPAATESILEDGVGPMIQGQSPFEIERLRRQVFVEYTNVDMFFSAVETACWDIVGKTLDRPVYELLGGWTAPSQGSQQHRQAIDGDNLTPDPVPVAFCLGILPLDESRVKAREALEAGFDVLKTKAGEDWREDVKRISAMHDEVDGQLEFRLDPNQGWTLDQAVRVGAMLEDEGIYLQYMEQPIRVDAHRSLSRLRQRLRQPIAPNEDTYISHNIQSLVEAGAMDVGVIDLTPAGGISGLRQQAAVLEDAGVPFTHHCAFDLGIRTAAILHAFTGIPGFSLPPDSTYYGWEDDIIEAPFEVSDGCLPAPRGPGLGISVDEDAVEEYRIS, from the coding sequence ATGGAGATAACTGACGTGACAGCGGTGACTGTAGATATGCCGCTGGTCGACTTAGATGAACGCCTCGGGATCGGCCCATATGTGACGAATCACGGTCGTCTGGAATCGATGGAACGTGTCCTCGTTCGCGTCGATACGGACGAGGGCGTCAGCGGCTGGGGCGAGATGCGCGTCTTCCTGTCACCGGCCGCAACCGAATCCATACTCGAGGACGGCGTCGGGCCGATGATCCAGGGCCAGTCTCCGTTCGAGATCGAGCGGCTCCGGCGACAGGTGTTCGTCGAGTACACGAACGTCGATATGTTCTTCTCGGCCGTCGAGACGGCCTGCTGGGATATCGTCGGTAAAACGCTCGACCGACCGGTGTACGAGCTCCTCGGCGGGTGGACGGCACCGTCACAGGGCTCTCAGCAGCATCGGCAAGCGATCGACGGCGATAATCTGACACCGGATCCCGTTCCAGTCGCGTTCTGTCTCGGCATCCTTCCGCTAGACGAATCACGTGTCAAGGCCAGAGAAGCCCTCGAAGCGGGCTTTGACGTCCTCAAAACCAAAGCGGGAGAGGACTGGCGAGAGGACGTCAAACGAATCAGCGCGATGCACGACGAAGTGGACGGACAGCTCGAGTTCCGGCTCGATCCGAACCAGGGCTGGACGCTCGACCAAGCGGTCCGTGTCGGTGCGATGCTCGAAGACGAGGGGATTTACCTCCAGTACATGGAACAGCCGATTCGGGTTGATGCACACCGGTCACTATCTCGGCTCCGGCAGCGGTTGCGACAGCCGATCGCACCCAACGAGGACACCTATATCTCGCACAATATCCAATCGCTCGTCGAAGCCGGTGCGATGGACGTCGGCGTCATCGATCTAACGCCGGCAGGCGGTATCAGCGGGCTCCGTCAGCAGGCGGCCGTCCTCGAAGATGCCGGTGTTCCGTTCACGCATCACTGTGCGTTTGACCTCGGTATCCGAACGGCTGCGATCCTCCACGCGTTCACTGGGATTCCCGGATTCTCTCTGCCACCGGACTCGACGTACTACGGGTGGGAGGACGACATCATCGAGGCACCCTTCGAAGTCAGTGACGGGTGTCTCCCCGCCCCGCGTGGCCCCGGCCTCGGTATCTCAGTCGACGAAGATGCAGTCGAGGAGTATCGAATCTCGTGA
- a CDS encoding creatininase family protein, with the protein MLYDAIGQRSNEWAGMSASQIQAVGARPGSVLVIPIGSVEQHGDHLPVITDTLLAEAMVDAAFDHLDDEPVVVTPPVWSGYSPHHLSLGGTLSLEFAHMRAILEDIAHTGIENEFDAVLFVNGHGGNGPLVDAVVSTVGVETDAEVLGTTYFELVPELIEEIRTTETGGMAHGGEFETSLMLALRPDLVGEPDTRDGELLDEHYPWGGQDLLDGGSVSVYRPFEAYSDSGAIGAPEQASAETGEQLRSFIGEELASLLVAIHEHNV; encoded by the coding sequence ATGCTATACGACGCTATCGGCCAACGTAGTAACGAGTGGGCTGGCATGTCCGCCAGTCAAATCCAAGCAGTCGGCGCCCGACCGGGGTCTGTACTGGTGATTCCAATCGGTAGTGTGGAGCAGCATGGCGACCACTTGCCGGTCATTACTGACACACTTCTCGCAGAAGCGATGGTCGACGCCGCGTTCGACCATCTCGACGACGAGCCGGTCGTCGTTACGCCGCCCGTCTGGAGCGGTTACTCTCCACACCACCTTTCGCTTGGAGGGACGCTGTCACTGGAGTTCGCACACATGCGCGCTATCCTCGAAGACATCGCGCACACCGGTATCGAAAACGAATTTGACGCCGTTTTGTTCGTCAATGGCCACGGTGGCAATGGCCCCCTCGTCGATGCCGTCGTCAGTACCGTCGGGGTCGAAACCGACGCGGAGGTGCTCGGAACGACGTACTTTGAACTGGTACCGGAGCTGATCGAAGAGATACGAACGACCGAAACCGGGGGAATGGCACACGGTGGTGAGTTCGAAACGTCGCTCATGCTCGCTCTCCGGCCGGATCTCGTGGGCGAACCCGATACGCGAGATGGCGAATTACTGGACGAACACTACCCGTGGGGCGGCCAGGATCTCCTTGACGGCGGCTCCGTCTCCGTGTATCGACCGTTCGAAGCCTATTCCGACTCGGGAGCTATCGGTGCCCCTGAACAGGCCAGCGCCGAAACCGGGGAGCAGCTCCGCTCGTTCATCGGAGAGGAACTTGCGTCCCTGCTAGTCGCGATTCATGAACACAACGTGTGA
- a CDS encoding GntP family permease codes for MLQGLPLILLLVGAVAFIIIATAKLDLHAFLALLIAAYLTGLIAGLDPAEAATLVTDGFGGILGYIGIVIIAGTIIGTCLERSGAAIVIAETILDYVGEEHTTEVMAITGSFVSIPVFCDSGFVILSGLNRSLAERSGLSLSTLGVALAGGLYVTHVFVPPTPGPIAAAGIIGADIGLVMLAGIIVSAPIVFVAAIWADRVASNYHIDPNPEMTIDEIKDEYGSMPSRAASFAPLLIPIALIAIGSIAAYPEAENPELITGTLQRWLLFLGDPAVALLIGAFIAFAIVPDFDSSVTDEWVSDGIKNAAVILAVTGAGGAFGEVLGALPLQSFITDTLGGLGIGLLAAFIIAAAMKSALGSSTVAILTTASLVAPLLASLGLNTELGRVFAVLAIGAGSMTVSHANDSYFWIITEFSDMETATAYQAWTLATLVLGVSSIIWIVILQNAAGLVF; via the coding sequence ATGCTTCAAGGATTACCACTGATACTGTTACTCGTCGGGGCAGTGGCATTTATCATCATTGCCACGGCGAAGTTGGATCTGCACGCATTCCTTGCACTTCTTATCGCTGCCTACCTGACCGGGCTCATCGCGGGGCTCGATCCCGCAGAAGCCGCCACGCTGGTGACGGACGGGTTCGGCGGTATCCTCGGCTACATCGGAATCGTCATCATCGCCGGGACAATCATCGGCACTTGTCTCGAACGGTCCGGCGCAGCGATCGTCATCGCGGAGACGATTCTCGACTACGTCGGCGAAGAACACACCACAGAGGTAATGGCGATCACGGGGAGTTTCGTCTCCATTCCGGTGTTCTGTGACTCCGGATTCGTCATCCTCTCGGGGCTAAACCGGTCATTGGCCGAGCGCTCCGGCCTCTCGCTGTCGACACTCGGTGTGGCACTCGCTGGTGGGCTCTACGTCACGCACGTGTTCGTCCCGCCGACACCGGGCCCAATTGCGGCCGCGGGGATTATCGGTGCAGACATCGGTCTCGTCATGCTTGCCGGGATCATCGTCAGTGCGCCGATCGTCTTCGTCGCTGCGATATGGGCCGACAGAGTCGCGTCGAACTATCACATCGATCCCAATCCGGAGATGACGATCGACGAGATCAAAGACGAGTATGGGTCGATGCCATCGCGCGCCGCGTCGTTCGCGCCGCTACTCATTCCGATCGCACTCATCGCGATCGGGTCGATTGCGGCGTATCCTGAAGCGGAGAATCCGGAACTGATCACCGGGACACTCCAACGCTGGCTGCTGTTCCTCGGGGATCCGGCGGTCGCACTGCTCATCGGTGCGTTCATCGCCTTCGCGATCGTCCCCGATTTCGACAGCAGCGTCACGGACGAATGGGTCTCTGACGGGATCAAAAATGCCGCCGTCATCCTCGCGGTGACCGGCGCTGGCGGCGCATTTGGCGAAGTGCTCGGTGCACTGCCGCTCCAGAGCTTCATCACCGACACGCTGGGTGGCCTCGGCATCGGGCTGTTGGCAGCGTTCATCATCGCCGCGGCGATGAAGTCGGCGCTGGGCTCCTCGACGGTCGCGATTCTGACCACCGCCAGTCTCGTCGCGCCGCTGCTTGCGTCGCTCGGATTGAATACGGAGCTCGGCCGAGTGTTTGCCGTCCTCGCGATTGGCGCCGGCAGTATGACTGTTAGTCACGCGAACGACTCCTACTTCTGGATCATCACGGAGTTCTCCGACATGGAGACGGCGACGGCCTACCAGGCCTGGACGCTCGCGACGCTCGTGCTCGGAGTCTCGAGCATCATCTGGATCGTCATCCTCCAGAACGCCGCGGGACTGGTCTTCTAG
- a CDS encoding aspartate aminotransferase family protein, producing the protein MAYNSKTEISVSGSSHIPHWHDPEGSRFTVNEGEGPYLFDENGEAYLDFVSSLYCANAGHDNQNIIDAMTEQLQRIPYVSSAKENDTRTELADKLADVAPGPLSDVVFSVSGSEANELAIQFARKQQDASKILTRWNSYHGSTYGAGALTGEPTTRNAVETHAATTGAVKFLPARAYDSPFDADSPEELAKQAADHVEFVIRNEGPETVAAVLIEPVAGSSGGYTAPPSYFERLREICDEYDVLLIADEVITGFGRCGEMFGMQTEGVIPDMLTFAKGVTSSYAPLAGVLMRPEVGESIRSGTDIGQTFAGHPVGCAAALAAIDEYEDHLIENVQNLAPTLENELKTLAANHEEITTVRGRGFHWSIVVEDPETGEPFKNSWVSDEDIDNPLSDVTEIAEEQGLLVGMGRPDYQLIVCPPLCVDETEIREAIDILDEAFDQVFN; encoded by the coding sequence ATGGCATACAATAGCAAAACGGAGATTTCGGTGTCAGGTTCATCTCATATCCCCCATTGGCACGACCCGGAGGGCAGCCGGTTCACAGTGAACGAGGGAGAGGGACCATATCTCTTCGACGAAAACGGCGAGGCGTATCTTGACTTCGTCTCGTCGCTCTACTGTGCTAACGCCGGTCACGACAATCAAAACATCATCGACGCAATGACCGAGCAACTACAGCGGATTCCTTACGTCTCCTCAGCCAAAGAGAACGACACTCGAACCGAACTGGCTGACAAACTCGCAGACGTCGCTCCCGGTCCTCTTTCCGATGTCGTCTTCTCTGTTTCTGGAAGCGAGGCCAACGAACTAGCAATCCAGTTCGCTCGGAAGCAACAGGACGCTTCGAAGATTCTGACGCGCTGGAACTCTTATCATGGAAGTACGTATGGGGCAGGGGCGCTCACGGGCGAGCCGACGACGCGAAACGCCGTGGAGACCCACGCAGCCACGACCGGTGCGGTGAAGTTCCTTCCTGCGCGGGCATATGACTCGCCTTTCGATGCGGATTCGCCGGAAGAGCTCGCGAAGCAGGCCGCCGACCACGTCGAATTCGTTATCCGAAACGAGGGCCCGGAGACCGTTGCTGCCGTCCTTATCGAGCCGGTAGCCGGGTCGAGCGGTGGCTATACTGCGCCGCCAAGCTACTTCGAACGACTGCGAGAAATCTGTGACGAGTACGACGTGCTTCTGATCGCCGACGAAGTCATTACTGGATTCGGTCGCTGTGGTGAGATGTTTGGAATGCAGACTGAAGGCGTCATCCCGGATATGCTTACGTTCGCCAAGGGAGTCACCAGTTCCTACGCCCCGCTCGCCGGCGTATTGATGCGCCCGGAGGTCGGCGAGTCGATTCGGAGTGGGACGGACATAGGGCAGACGTTCGCCGGTCACCCAGTAGGGTGTGCAGCCGCGCTCGCGGCGATCGATGAGTATGAGGACCATCTCATTGAGAACGTCCAAAACCTCGCACCGACGCTCGAAAACGAATTAAAGACCCTGGCGGCGAACCACGAAGAAATTACAACGGTTCGTGGCCGCGGATTCCACTGGTCTATTGTCGTCGAAGACCCTGAGACGGGCGAACCGTTCAAAAATAGTTGGGTTAGCGACGAAGATATCGACAATCCACTCAGCGACGTTACTGAGATAGCCGAAGAACAGGGCCTCTTAGTAGGGATGGGGCGTCCAGATTACCAGCTTATCGTCTGTCCGCCACTCTGTGTGGATGAAACTGAAATTCGGGAAGCAATCGATATTCTTGACGAGGCCTTCGATCAGGTGTTCAATTAA
- a CDS encoding ornithine cyclodeaminase family protein, translated as MSVLLLSSENVRDCAEMSDVIPAVEDAFAAYERGTAQMPAKSYIDLIEYNGDFRAMPAYMDAGEWDAAGIKWVNVHPDNPDDHGLPTVMGTMIYSDPDTALPLAIMDGTELTMKRTGAAAAVATDYLAVEGATSLGIIGAGVQSYTQVQAISEIRPISEIVVSDPDDKRAQAFVDHFEDEFSVRKGDIAEAASCDVLSTVTPVRDPIVSREDLGDHTHVNAMGADAEGKQELADEILLEAKLVIDDHAQTTHSGEINVPYSEGTIVDDDIYGDLGEIVVGNKDGRIEDDSITVFDSTGLAIQDVAAARVTYRAAREAEKGAEFDLLGTDR; from the coding sequence ATGAGCGTGCTCCTACTGAGCAGCGAGAACGTCAGAGACTGCGCGGAGATGAGCGACGTCATTCCGGCGGTTGAAGATGCCTTCGCCGCCTACGAACGCGGAACCGCACAGATGCCGGCGAAGTCCTATATCGACCTCATCGAGTACAACGGCGACTTCCGCGCGATGCCGGCGTACATGGACGCAGGCGAGTGGGATGCCGCCGGTATCAAGTGGGTCAATGTCCATCCCGATAACCCGGACGACCACGGCCTGCCGACGGTCATGGGAACGATGATCTACTCGGACCCCGACACCGCGCTTCCGCTCGCGATCATGGACGGAACGGAGCTGACGATGAAGCGGACGGGGGCCGCGGCGGCCGTAGCAACCGACTACCTCGCCGTCGAGGGCGCCACCTCGCTCGGCATCATCGGTGCAGGCGTCCAATCGTACACGCAGGTGCAGGCTATCTCCGAAATTCGACCAATCAGCGAAATCGTCGTGAGTGACCCCGATGATAAGCGCGCGCAGGCGTTCGTCGACCACTTCGAAGACGAGTTCTCGGTGCGGAAAGGCGATATCGCAGAAGCGGCATCGTGTGACGTACTCTCGACTGTTACGCCGGTTCGAGATCCAATCGTGAGTCGCGAGGACCTCGGCGACCACACGCACGTCAACGCGATGGGTGCGGATGCCGAGGGCAAGCAAGAGTTGGCCGACGAGATTCTGCTTGAAGCGAAACTCGTTATCGACGACCACGCACAGACCACTCACTCGGGCGAGATCAATGTCCCGTACTCCGAGGGAACGATTGTCGACGACGACATCTACGGTGACCTCGGCGAGATCGTTGTAGGGAACAAAGACGGCCGCATCGAAGACGATTCCATTACAGTCTTCGATAGCACCGGACTGGCGATACAGGATGTGGCGGCCGCACGCGTCACCTACCGCGCCGCCCGCGAAGCCGAGAAGGGGGCCGAGTTCGACCTGCTCGGCACTGACCGCTGA
- a CDS encoding carbohydrate ABC transporter permease, whose protein sequence is MTMAGHDRSGLRKVRIYGVLIALLGIMMFPFYTMFTSTIKPSQEMFNSPATLFPQNPTFEAYFQVWTQTDVLLWIGNSFLISLGTVALTLLLAIPAGYSCARNDFVGKRTFLLAVLVVQMFAPVVLIVGLFDVIVQLNFYNTYFAVIIPAAAFTLPFNVWMLYGYFKTIPIELEESARIDGASQFQILTKIVLPLTKPALVASITYTFLYAWNRLLFVLTFLTDSSKYNVPRGVFSMVGALQTDWRMMLTVSVIGIIPLLILFAFLEEYIVSGMTAGAVKE, encoded by the coding sequence ATGACGATGGCTGGACACGACCGGAGCGGCCTCCGCAAGGTTCGCATCTACGGGGTCCTCATAGCGTTGCTGGGGATCATGATGTTCCCGTTCTATACGATGTTCACCAGCACGATCAAGCCCTCGCAGGAGATGTTCAACTCGCCGGCGACGCTGTTCCCGCAAAATCCGACCTTCGAGGCGTACTTCCAGGTCTGGACGCAGACGGACGTCTTGCTCTGGATCGGGAACAGCTTCCTCATCTCCCTGGGAACAGTAGCGCTGACGCTGCTGCTCGCTATCCCCGCCGGCTACTCGTGTGCCCGTAACGACTTCGTCGGGAAGCGGACGTTCCTCTTGGCGGTCCTGGTCGTTCAGATGTTCGCCCCGGTCGTCCTCATCGTCGGTCTGTTCGACGTTATCGTCCAACTGAACTTCTACAACACCTATTTCGCCGTCATCATCCCGGCCGCGGCGTTTACGCTACCGTTCAACGTCTGGATGCTGTATGGCTACTTCAAGACGATCCCGATCGAACTGGAGGAGTCGGCCCGCATCGACGGCGCCAGCCAGTTCCAGATCCTCACGAAGATCGTCCTGCCGCTGACCAAACCCGCGCTCGTCGCTAGCATCACGTACACGTTCCTCTATGCGTGGAATCGGCTGCTGTTCGTCCTTACGTTCCTGACCGATAGCAGCAAATACAACGTCCCGCGCGGCGTCTTCTCGATGGTCGGCGCGCTCCAAACAGACTGGCGGATGATGCTGACGGTGTCGGTGATCGGCATCATTCCGCTCCTGATCCTATTCGCCTTCCTCGAGGAGTACATCGTCTCCGGGATGACGGCTGGCGCGGTCAAGGAGTAG
- a CDS encoding IclR family transcriptional regulator, which produces MPDQANKTINSVETTLDILSALSGLEPITLSELATHVEVPTSTLYIHLNTLIERGYVVKEATEYRRSFRFLEHGGSVRQQLDASQLLQNKVEEISRKTGEIAGVGLEEHGRRVIVYRSSGQKAAGDEIPIGNHTHMHWTSLGKAILANLPPEKRDRIIENSGLPVGTDNTLDSPQALETELEQIREQGYAIDDEEHLRGVRGIAVPIFDEEQDVLVSFGITGPRDRFTTKYMANLLDVLRYAKNEIEVQNQYHDYRTIDG; this is translated from the coding sequence ATGCCTGACCAAGCGAACAAAACTATCAATTCAGTCGAAACGACGTTAGATATTCTGTCCGCGCTGAGCGGACTTGAACCGATCACCCTCTCCGAACTCGCCACTCATGTGGAGGTGCCGACCAGTACACTCTATATTCACCTCAATACGCTCATCGAGCGGGGGTACGTCGTGAAAGAGGCAACCGAATATCGACGGTCGTTCCGATTTCTCGAACACGGCGGTAGTGTTCGTCAGCAACTGGACGCCAGCCAGCTACTCCAAAACAAAGTTGAGGAAATTAGCCGCAAGACCGGCGAAATCGCTGGCGTCGGACTCGAAGAGCACGGGCGTCGTGTTATCGTATACCGGAGTTCTGGACAAAAAGCAGCCGGGGACGAAATCCCGATCGGTAATCACACGCATATGCACTGGACGTCACTCGGTAAGGCCATTCTCGCAAATCTGCCGCCGGAAAAACGAGACAGGATAATCGAGAACTCCGGTCTCCCCGTAGGAACCGATAACACATTGGATTCGCCCCAAGCGCTCGAGACTGAACTCGAACAGATTCGGGAGCAGGGGTACGCCATCGATGACGAGGAACATCTGCGCGGCGTTCGTGGAATTGCAGTCCCGATATTCGACGAGGAACAAGACGTTCTGGTTTCATTCGGAATTACCGGTCCTCGGGATCGATTCACTACTAAATATATGGCAAATCTGTTGGACGTCCTCAGATACGCCAAGAATGAAATCGAAGTCCAGAATCAGTACCACGACTATAGGACTATTGACGGATAG
- a CDS encoding carbohydrate ABC transporter permease: MGIAEQYTENTPDSRYEQTVGYLRRNYRAYLLIAPAALFLLSVVGYPIFETFRLSLYRAPESATTETFIGFQHYTTILNSQIFYQLVWQTGRWVVVSVFLKTTLGLLIALHLKGDIKGRKFFRTGFLIPWGIPYAISAVVFRWMEHPQYGYINAILLKLGVIEQGIGILGNPQTAWLGVVVADAWIGTPFMAIIILAGLQSIPDQLYEAAAVDGAEKWHQFRYVTLPQLKSVLLIATLLSTIWTFVSFDVIWTMTGGGPINSTATLVIWIFETAFAQGNLGLGAAYSVIGFAILGVFAVVYLRVYTSGGEEL, translated from the coding sequence ATGGGAATTGCCGAACAATACACAGAAAATACGCCCGACTCGCGATACGAGCAGACTGTCGGCTATCTTCGGCGGAACTACCGAGCGTACTTGCTGATCGCGCCAGCGGCGCTCTTCCTCCTCTCGGTGGTCGGGTATCCGATCTTCGAGACGTTCCGACTATCGCTGTATCGAGCGCCCGAATCCGCTACGACGGAGACCTTCATCGGGTTCCAGCATTACACCACTATACTCAACAGCCAGATATTCTACCAGCTGGTCTGGCAAACCGGCCGCTGGGTAGTCGTCTCCGTCTTCCTGAAGACCACCCTCGGGCTACTCATCGCACTCCACCTCAAGGGTGACATTAAAGGTCGGAAGTTCTTCCGGACGGGGTTCCTCATCCCGTGGGGCATTCCCTATGCTATCTCGGCCGTGGTCTTCCGATGGATGGAACACCCGCAGTACGGTTATATCAACGCGATCCTCCTGAAACTCGGCGTGATAGAACAGGGGATCGGTATCCTCGGTAATCCCCAGACTGCGTGGCTTGGCGTTGTCGTCGCCGATGCCTGGATCGGGACGCCGTTTATGGCCATCATCATCCTTGCGGGCCTCCAGTCCATCCCCGACCAGCTCTACGAAGCCGCTGCCGTCGACGGTGCCGAAAAGTGGCATCAGTTCCGGTATGTCACGCTCCCCCAGCTGAAGAGCGTGCTGCTCATCGCGACGCTGCTGTCGACTATCTGGACGTTCGTCAGCTTCGACGTCATCTGGACGATGACCGGCGGCGGCCCGATAAACAGCACGGCGACGCTGGTCATCTGGATCTTCGAGACAGCCTTCGCTCAAGGCAATCTCGGTCTCGGTGCGGCCTACAGCGTCATCGGCTTCGCCATCCTGGGAGTGTTTGCAGTCGTCTACCTGCGCGTCTACACAAGCGGAGGTGAAGAGCTATGA
- a CDS encoding ABC transporter substrate-binding protein, with amino-acid sequence MQPSDMPDSGQDSIDRRQLLQALSAGGAIAIAGCSGDGGGDGGDGNGSSGGGGGQQTIQFLTMGVGDNIKSFFQENNKKFEEEHDVNVEFTSVTWDNAKTTVNNRVDGNKAPDVARWPARWIPQLVGKDALVSLDDLMQGEFLDKFPEGVANGTRYQDHFYGVPWAASNKCLYYNKDIFEQAGLDPENPSLDSWQEMLAAAKQIKNSDSVSKPALGLAGADAIETGSQYYHYHWSYGADLVSDQGDNAVSMKPVVNTPEAVDALSFYTDLANEHQVTQSSPLSSTRQDIRQLFEAGELGMVIGHVYTGLNIESAKEKGEVDFDYGIVQVPKGPAARYSLYTIDTLAVFSQSEVQDLAYDFIDFYYDEERRFQYSKQKGFLPVTKDVLERDYFTESKNWAPFVKASEYARARPKLKQFNQFNSRMVQAIQEALAEQKQPKQALDDAQSDLKELMSN; translated from the coding sequence ATGCAGCCGAGTGATATGCCCGACTCTGGTCAGGACAGCATCGACCGTAGACAGCTACTGCAGGCCCTGAGTGCTGGCGGTGCCATCGCTATCGCTGGCTGTAGCGGCGACGGTGGTGGTGATGGCGGTGACGGAAACGGTAGCAGTGGTGGCGGCGGCGGTCAGCAGACCATCCAGTTCCTCACGATGGGCGTCGGCGACAACATCAAGAGCTTCTTCCAAGAGAACAATAAGAAATTCGAAGAGGAACACGACGTCAACGTCGAGTTCACGAGCGTCACTTGGGATAACGCCAAGACAACGGTCAACAACCGAGTCGATGGCAACAAAGCCCCTGACGTCGCTCGGTGGCCCGCGCGATGGATTCCGCAGTTAGTGGGGAAGGACGCGCTCGTGTCCTTAGACGATCTGATGCAGGGGGAATTCCTCGACAAGTTCCCCGAAGGCGTTGCTAACGGGACTCGATATCAAGACCACTTCTACGGCGTCCCGTGGGCGGCCTCGAACAAGTGTCTGTACTACAACAAGGACATCTTCGAGCAGGCCGGCCTCGATCCGGAAAACCCCTCGCTTGACTCCTGGCAGGAGATGTTGGCGGCCGCAAAGCAAATCAAGAACTCGGATAGCGTCTCCAAGCCCGCCCTCGGACTCGCGGGAGCGGACGCCATCGAAACCGGCTCGCAGTACTATCACTACCACTGGTCCTACGGTGCGGACCTGGTCAGCGACCAGGGGGACAATGCGGTTTCGATGAAACCGGTCGTCAATACGCCCGAAGCCGTGGATGCGTTATCGTTCTACACCGACCTCGCAAACGAGCACCAAGTGACCCAGTCCTCGCCACTGTCCTCAACCCGTCAAGACATCCGTCAGCTATTCGAGGCCGGTGAACTCGGGATGGTCATCGGACACGTCTATACGGGGCTGAATATCGAGAGTGCCAAAGAGAAGGGGGAAGTCGACTTCGATTACGGCATCGTGCAGGTTCCCAAGGGACCCGCCGCTCGATACAGCCTCTACACCATCGACACGCTGGCCGTGTTCAGCCAGAGCGAAGTGCAGGACTTAGCGTATGACTTCATCGACTTCTATTACGACGAGGAACGTCGCTTCCAGTACTCGAAGCAGAAAGGCTTCCTCCCGGTGACGAAAGACGTCCTGGAACGCGATTACTTCACGGAGTCGAAAAACTGGGCACCCTTCGTCAAGGCGAGTGAGTACGCCCGCGCTCGGCCGAAGCTCAAGCAGTTCAATCAGTTCAACAGTCGGATGGTCCAGGCGATCCAAGAGGCGCTGGCCGAACAGAAACAGCCCAAACAGGCACTCGACGACGCACAGAGTGACCTGAAAGAGCTCATGAGTAACTAA